The nucleotide window TTAATTTTCTGCGTTTCGTTCCGGGCGATGTCAATCATTACTTCTCGCCTTATCTGGCAGTGGGTGTGTCGGTGTTTCACTTCAACCCCAAAGCGACCTTAGATGGCGAAACCTACAAATTGCAGGAAATAGGCACTGAAGGACAGCGCAATCCCGACCTCACAGGCTTAGAGCCATATAAGCGTTTGCAACCCGCTCTACCGATGGGTTTGGGCATTAAATACTGGCTCAAAAATAATTGGGTGCTGGGCATGGAAGTGGGCTATCGTTTCACTTTTACCGATTATTTAGATGACGTAAAAGGCTTGTATGTTGATGAGGGCGTATTAGGCGGCAGTAACTCCGAAACCGCCCGCCTCGCCGACCGCTCGCGCGAAGTACGCAGCCCTCGCATCGGCGAAGCAGGCAGGCAGCGCGGCGATAGTGTGAGCAACGATTCTTTTTTATTCGGCGGCGTAACACTCTCGTATGTCATTTACCAAGTGAAATGTCCGCGCGGTCGTTAAAGTGTGCCGCTGTTTTATTAAAAAATTCTTAATTTTGCAGTCTTCTATCCCAACCTGAAACGGCACAGGGCGTGTCGCATCAGCGTGGTTTTTGTGTATCAATGAATTACAAAGATTTTCTTATACCCGAAAAATTACCCCGCCATGTCGCCATTATTATGGACGGCAACGGCAGATGGGCAAAAAAACAACAAGGAAAAGACCGCATTTTTGGTCATCATATGGGAGTAAAAGCGGTGCGC belongs to Sphingobacteriales bacterium and includes:
- a CDS encoding outer membrane beta-barrel protein; this encodes MYLMIRSVIAVLLLACVSAADCQAQQQSVGAWLGFSNYFGDLNTGGGLQGIRPAGGVLYRYSISDYIAIKGIANLGFLSYRDEYSKRPFQQARNLSFHSHVLEAGAQFEFNFLRFVPGDVNHYFSPYLAVGVSVFHFNPKATLDGETYKLQEIGTEGQRNPDLTGLEPYKRLQPALPMGLGIKYWLKNNWVLGMEVGYRFTFTDYLDDVKGLYVDEGVLGGSNSETARLADRSREVRSPRIGEAGRQRGDSVSNDSFLFGGVTLSYVIYQVKCPRGR